In Candidatus Margulisiibacteriota bacterium, a single genomic region encodes these proteins:
- the lepA gene encoding translation elongation factor 4, whose translation MDQKYIRNFSIIAHIDHGKSTLADRLLEVTGTTSKRQMKAQLLDSMDLEQERGITIKLHPARMMYKAEDGNEYMLNLIDTPGHVDFTYEVSRSLAACEGALLVVDATQGIEAQTLANIYLAIENDLTIMPVINKIDLPAAEPEKVMKEVEAILGPSDYIPVSAKTGVGVKNVLEAIVNFVPQPKGEVNKPLKALVFDSHFDSYRGVEVMIRVIDGSIKEGQTIKFMQTDAEYDITEIGYFKPSQIRTGFLNTGEVGYLIGNIKNIENVKIGDTITLAGDETEEALPGYKEPQSMVFCGLYPVSSDDYEDLRDALQKLKLNDSSLRFEPETSKALGFGFRCGFLGLLHMEIIKERIEREFNIEMIATSPGVVYHITLTNGEKLIIDNPANYPERGIVEIIEEPIAKANIILPNEYVGAIMDLCNRKRGKLDHMEYLTEERIMLYYRLPLNEIVVDFFGQLKSLSKGYASLDYELAGYESSDLVKVDILLKSDLVDAFSFICHKDHAYFRGRAIVKKLRELIPRQMFEIPIQASIGSKIISRETIKALRKNVTAKCYGGDISRKRKLLEKQKEGKKRMKSVGSVEIPDEAFMSILSIEDEK comes from the coding sequence ATGGATCAAAAATATATTAGAAATTTTTCAATTATTGCTCATATAGACCATGGTAAATCTACTTTAGCTGATAGATTATTGGAGGTCACAGGCACAACCAGTAAGCGTCAAATGAAAGCACAGCTCTTAGACTCTATGGATCTAGAACAAGAGCGTGGCATAACTATCAAACTTCATCCAGCAAGAATGATGTATAAGGCAGAAGATGGTAATGAATATATGCTTAATCTTATTGATACACCAGGTCACGTTGATTTTACTTATGAAGTTTCCAGAAGTTTAGCAGCCTGTGAAGGTGCTCTTTTGGTTGTAGATGCCACACAAGGCATAGAAGCCCAAACATTAGCAAACATATACTTAGCAATAGAAAACGATTTAACAATAATGCCTGTTATTAACAAGATAGACCTTCCAGCAGCAGAACCAGAGAAAGTGATGAAAGAAGTTGAAGCGATTCTTGGACCGTCTGACTATATACCGGTTAGTGCAAAAACGGGAGTTGGAGTAAAAAATGTTCTAGAGGCGATAGTCAACTTTGTGCCTCAGCCAAAGGGTGAAGTTAATAAGCCACTTAAAGCGTTAGTTTTTGATTCTCATTTCGACAGTTATAGAGGCGTTGAAGTAATGATAAGGGTGATAGATGGAAGCATTAAAGAGGGTCAAACGATAAAGTTTATGCAAACTGATGCCGAATATGATATTACAGAAATAGGTTATTTTAAACCAAGCCAAATTAGGACAGGCTTTTTGAATACGGGGGAAGTAGGGTACTTAATTGGGAATATAAAAAATATAGAGAATGTGAAAATAGGCGATACGATTACTCTTGCTGGAGACGAAACAGAAGAAGCATTGCCAGGATATAAAGAACCACAATCTATGGTTTTTTGTGGACTTTACCCAGTAAGTAGTGATGATTATGAAGACTTAAGGGACGCCTTACAAAAACTTAAATTAAATGATTCTTCTTTGAGGTTTGAGCCAGAAACATCCAAAGCCTTAGGTTTTGGCTTTAGGTGTGGATTTTTAGGTCTTTTACATATGGAAATCATCAAAGAGAGAATAGAGAGAGAATTCAATATTGAAATGATAGCAACATCACCGGGAGTTGTTTATCATATAACATTAACTAATGGTGAAAAATTAATTATTGATAATCCAGCCAATTATCCTGAACGAGGAATTGTAGAAATAATAGAGGAACCAATTGCCAAGGCGAATATAATTTTGCCGAACGAATATGTGGGTGCCATTATGGATTTATGTAATAGAAAAAGAGGAAAACTAGACCATATGGAATATTTAACAGAAGAAAGAATAATGCTTTACTATAGGCTTCCTTTAAATGAGATTGTGGTTGATTTTTTTGGTCAACTGAAGTCTCTGAGCAAGGGATATGCTTCACTGGATTATGAGCTCGCAGGATACGAATCATCAGATTTGGTGAAGGTTGATATTCTTTTAAAGAGTGATTTAGTTGATGCTTTTTCTTTTATTTGTCACAAAGATCATGCTTATTTTAGGGGTAGAGCTATTGTAAAAAAATTAAGAGAATTAATACCAAGACAAATGTTTGAGATACCTATTCAAGCCTCTATCGGAAGCAAAATTATTTCTAGAGAAACGATTAAAGCGTTAAGAAAAAATGTTACAGCCAAGTGTTATGGCGGTGATATTTCTAGAAAAAGAAAGCTTTTAGAGAAACAAAAAGAAGGTAAAAAGAGGATGAAAAGTGTGGGAAGTGTTGAAATTCCAGATGAAGCTTTCATGTCCATCTTAAGTATCGAAGACGAAAAATAA
- the hemW gene encoding radical SAM family heme chaperone HemW, which translates to MVSHFYVHIPYCTTKCDYCDFYSVSGNSCVDEVYVDAVLLEIQERYQGDKLETIFFGGGTPSLLSGKQIEKIFSKLNISTNCEITIECNPETLNHQQLLSFRKSGINRLSIGIQSFNEDKLRLIGRKRTVNAREKAELALKVFDNVGIDLMYALPKQKKSDIFREVSLIPQEIKHVSYYALTLEKKTKLYSKLNGRHPVKDDAQAELAEEVLQGLESRGYERYEISNFANKGYECKHNLAYWDYLDYLGVGAGAVSTVSGIRTENIKDIGKYVQGTKANQDRLTENEQVNERLMMNLRTINGAPLEKRFKTVVDRYGDLLVVKEGRLILTNKGFLFHDTIVGELML; encoded by the coding sequence ATGGTATCCCATTTTTATGTTCACATTCCATATTGCACAACAAAATGTGACTACTGTGATTTTTATTCTGTTTCCGGAAACTCATGCGTTGATGAGGTTTACGTGGATGCTGTTTTATTAGAGATACAAGAAAGGTATCAGGGTGACAAACTAGAGACTATTTTTTTTGGTGGTGGAACACCAAGTCTTTTAAGTGGCAAGCAGATAGAAAAAATATTTAGTAAACTGAACATTTCAACAAATTGTGAGATAACTATTGAATGTAATCCAGAGACATTAAATCATCAGCAACTCCTGTCTTTTCGGAAATCAGGCATTAATAGACTTAGTATAGGTATACAGTCTTTTAACGAGGATAAATTGAGACTTATAGGTAGAAAAAGAACAGTAAATGCACGAGAGAAAGCAGAGTTAGCTTTAAAGGTGTTTGATAATGTTGGGATTGATTTAATGTATGCACTACCTAAGCAAAAAAAGTCAGATATTTTTAGAGAAGTAAGCCTGATCCCACAAGAAATAAAACATGTTTCTTATTATGCGCTTACTTTGGAAAAGAAGACAAAACTTTATAGCAAACTAAACGGGAGGCATCCTGTAAAGGACGACGCTCAAGCAGAACTTGCAGAAGAAGTGTTGCAAGGGCTAGAGAGTAGAGGATATGAGCGTTATGAAATATCTAATTTTGCAAACAAGGGATATGAGTGTAAACACAACTTAGCTTATTGGGACTATTTGGATTACCTGGGGGTAGGCGCAGGTGCAGTTTCTACTGTCAGCGGAATTAGAACAGAGAACATTAAAGATATTGGCAAGTATGTCCAAGGTACAAAAGCTAATCAAGATAGATTAACAGAAAATGAACAAGTGAATGAAAGACTAATGATGAATTTAAGAACCATAAACGGTGCACCACTTGAGAAACGATTTAAAACGGTTGTAGATAGATATGGCGACCTTCTTGTTGTGAAAGAAGGTCGCTTAATCCTGACCAATAAAGGGTTTTTGTTTCACGATACCATTGTGGGTGAACTAATGTTATAA
- a CDS encoding type II secretion system protein — MKMKKRSGFSLFELLIALSLMVILSSFVVPNIKKIQNKSNQMTAEVNLRTFQSCVENYFIENNIYPSGSLGAKELFETLKTEELIKTSPINPYTKKAYADSDTKGKITYASSDGEDYTLNLYEADGTTVGLSLNSL; from the coding sequence ATGAAAATGAAAAAAAGATCAGGGTTTAGTTTGTTTGAGCTACTTATTGCTTTGTCGTTAATGGTTATACTGAGTTCTTTTGTTGTGCCAAATATTAAAAAAATTCAAAATAAAAGCAATCAAATGACGGCGGAAGTTAACTTGCGAACTTTTCAATCTTGCGTAGAAAATTATTTTATCGAAAATAATATTTATCCCTCAGGCAGTTTAGGAGCAAAAGAACTTTTTGAAACATTAAAAACCGAGGAGCTAATCAAAACAAGCCCAATAAATCCGTATACCAAAAAAGCATACGCTGATAGCGACACTAAGGGTAAAATCACTTATGCTTCTAGTGATGGGGAGGACTATACTCTCAATCTATACGAAGCAGATGGTACAACTGTTGGACTTAGCCTAAACAGCTTATAA
- a CDS encoding flavin reductase family protein, with the protein MHSKPANLLYPIPAVIISCGIEPKDHNLITVSWAGTICSDPVMLSISLRPSRHSYKIIKETGEFVVNLTDMMMVKETDFCGVRSGKEMDKWSVLRLKKSASQQIATPQIATSPVSLECKTKQILSLGSHDCFIAEVVGVSVREDLVNKSGEFNLDKANLIAYSHGSYYSLGQKLGKFGFSVKK; encoded by the coding sequence ATACACTCCAAACCAGCCAACTTGCTTTATCCAATACCTGCAGTGATTATCTCTTGTGGAATTGAGCCAAAGGACCATAATTTAATAACAGTTTCTTGGGCAGGAACAATTTGTAGTGATCCAGTTATGCTTTCAATTTCCCTAAGACCATCCCGTCATTCATATAAAATAATTAAAGAAACAGGAGAATTTGTTGTGAATTTGACAGATATGATGATGGTTAAAGAAACAGATTTCTGCGGAGTTAGGTCAGGTAAAGAGATGGACAAATGGTCTGTGCTTAGGCTCAAGAAATCAGCATCACAACAAATTGCTACACCACAAATTGCTACTTCTCCAGTCAGTTTAGAGTGTAAAACAAAACAGATTTTATCCTTAGGTTCCCATGATTGCTTCATAGCAGAAGTAGTTGGCGTTTCTGTAAGGGAAGACCTGGTGAATAAAAGCGGAGAGTTTAATCTGGATAAAGCAAATCTAATAGCTTACAGTCATGGTTCATATTATTCATTAGGTCAAAAATTAGGAAAATTTGGCTTTTCAGTAAAGAAATAA